Proteins encoded together in one candidate division WOR-3 bacterium window:
- a CDS encoding T9SS type A sorting domain-containing protein, whose protein sequence is MVYLCTLSNLIFKRKSVFVFCTLFSIANLFALQESGPISRGGEFLIDTTVVYMPTPNTQNMPAISFDGTNYFVVWFDTRSGYPYDLYGARLTQSGGLVDPGGITLTTVAVQPMYPSVAFDGTNYFVVWQDRPTGTSINNIYGARVTTTGILLDSSRIVISEATGDQSAPSVVFDGTNYLVVWQDKRSGYYDIYGSRINQNGVVLDPNGFVISEATNDQISAGVSFDGANCFVVWEDKRSGSSDIYGARVSLAGILIDSSGIPISTAPNDQKYPTIAFDGFNYLVAWEDYRNDYHGDIYGARVNQNGVIIDPSGIAVSTAANDQRLPDISFDGTNYFVVWEDARSADWNIYGARVNRYGAVLDPGGIAISAVAMSQRNPAVSFGGTNYLIAWEDWRNSSYRDLYGARVNQIGVVLDTAGILISCAINSQDNASIAFDGTNYLVVWQENHSGWYSIYGARVSQSGTVVDPNGILIAAGGENPCVAFTGTNYLVVYQRSSNIYGTRVTQNGVVLDPGGIPISTAPSDQWFPSVTASGTEYFVVWHDWRNSNWDIYGTRVTQNGVTLDPSGIPISTVPYTQWFASTAFDGLNYFVIWQDGRNSQDTRWDIYGTRLDQSGTILDPTGIAISTVAYDKWYPRAAFDGSCYFAVWQDYRNTTSDIYGARMNQGGVVIDTNGIAVSCVTDKQSHPAISFDGTNYLVVWEDRRSGLFTDIYGAQVGVSGAVIDSTPISIQPGDQISPCLAHGLSNELLVAYPGYTDFINGNGVNTFRIWGKSIYTDDIHPPSIPTQVAPPNNYCTNDTTVSFIWQHSEDTGSGIQYYVLRYADNSIFYPADSVSLVDTFFIINLTDTTYYWQVKAVDNANNHSDWSAARSFIIDTHPPGIPVLIFPENGCWLHDTSIVFAWGSLTDREPEKNLFRGAPIMYILQIDTASSFVNPLIVDTTQEMRDTVYLPMDGYRYYWRVKAYDLAGNQSSFSSHWNFRVDFVPPTSFSLSAPIDSIALSLLRPTFIWRTASDSLSGLKNYEIYINDSLKHVGVDTAWTADHDLLEGYSDWWVVAYDSAGNSRQSNEIWTVLIDTTSPSVVSLISPTNQSYANISTVNFVWHEANDNLSGVDHYLLQYALNSTFSLGLVETTLVDTTLTAYLSDTVYYWRVRSVDVANNEADFSPIWHFEIDTIIPITPTLLSPINGVILEDTLVVFEWTTVTDLAFSDARQPKRNVERSAPFSKVLLSPIHYVMELDTSLNFVSPMVSDTLDTTTATLPLCENYPFYWRVKAYDWAGNQGPYSNPDSFGIDVGPIVESTTVWIDTSFAGPFEVSTKVHDRFSGVDSVILYYKRDEDSVWVAKTMDSAGVPDWYADTIPEVMYLADTVKYYVEAIDNSGHIATDPSGAPEIHYSFRANYYPGVMEIEVMSKAFSISLKSNPAKDRVLFHLTLPEDVFISLTIYDVSGRLVGRPISAKKSAGHYEIPWYAKTEAGVYFYTLESPWQREAGKFVIID, encoded by the coding sequence ATGGTGTATTTGTGTACACTCTCAAACCTGATATTTAAAAGAAAATCAGTATTTGTCTTTTGTACTTTGTTTTCAATAGCAAATCTTTTTGCCCTTCAAGAATCAGGCCCAATATCAAGAGGTGGTGAGTTTCTTATTGATACAACTGTGGTCTATATGCCGACACCTAATACACAAAACATGCCTGCAATATCATTTGATGGAACAAACTACTTTGTGGTCTGGTTTGATACCCGTAGCGGTTATCCTTACGATCTTTACGGTGCGAGATTAACTCAGTCCGGTGGATTAGTTGACCCAGGTGGGATTACCCTAACAACTGTTGCAGTGCAACCCATGTACCCCTCGGTCGCCTTTGACGGCACTAATTACTTTGTCGTCTGGCAGGACAGACCTACTGGAACCAGTATCAACAACATCTATGGTGCGAGGGTAACAACAACTGGGATACTATTAGACTCAAGTAGAATTGTCATATCGGAAGCAACAGGTGATCAGAGTGCTCCTTCTGTCGTCTTTGATGGCACGAATTATCTTGTAGTCTGGCAAGACAAACGTAGTGGTTACTATGATATTTATGGTTCAAGAATAAATCAAAATGGCGTAGTATTGGACCCCAATGGATTTGTCATCTCGGAAGCTACAAATGACCAGATTTCCGCCGGTGTGTCATTTGATGGAGCAAACTGCTTTGTGGTATGGGAAGACAAACGGAGTGGCTCGTCTGATATTTATGGCGCTCGTGTGAGTCTTGCTGGTATACTTATTGATTCATCTGGTATCCCCATATCAACCGCCCCAAACGACCAAAAATACCCTACCATAGCATTTGATGGTTTCAACTATCTTGTTGCGTGGGAAGACTATCGTAATGACTATCATGGTGATATTTATGGTGCAAGAGTTAATCAAAATGGAGTGATAATTGATCCCTCAGGAATTGCCGTATCCACTGCTGCAAATGACCAACGCTTACCTGACATTTCATTTGATGGTACGAATTATTTCGTAGTCTGGGAGGATGCTCGGAGCGCGGATTGGAATATCTACGGCGCTCGCGTGAATCGGTATGGAGCAGTTTTGGACCCGGGCGGTATCGCTATTTCTGCAGTAGCAATGTCTCAGCGAAATCCTGCCGTTTCGTTTGGTGGCACAAACTACCTTATAGCATGGGAGGATTGGCGTAATAGTAGCTATAGAGACCTCTACGGTGCTAGAGTCAATCAAATCGGTGTGGTTCTAGATACAGCCGGTATTCTAATATCATGTGCTATAAATAGTCAAGATAATGCTTCGATTGCCTTTGATGGTACCAATTACTTGGTAGTCTGGCAAGAAAATCATAGCGGGTGGTATTCTATCTATGGTGCCAGGGTGAGTCAGAGCGGAACAGTCGTAGATCCAAATGGCATTCTGATTGCAGCTGGTGGTGAAAACCCCTGTGTTGCATTTACTGGCACAAATTACCTTGTTGTATATCAACGATCTTCTAATATCTATGGTACCCGTGTGACTCAAAATGGTGTAGTCTTAGATCCAGGCGGTATCCCCATATCAACCGCACCCTCTGACCAATGGTTTCCTTCTGTAACTGCAAGTGGCACAGAGTACTTTGTAGTATGGCATGATTGGCGCAACAGCAACTGGGACATCTATGGTACCCGTGTAACTCAAAATGGTGTAACCTTGGATCCTAGTGGCATCCCAATATCAACCGTACCTTATACTCAATGGTTCGCTTCAACGGCGTTTGACGGTCTAAACTATTTTGTGATATGGCAAGATGGTCGCAATTCACAAGACACACGTTGGGATATTTACGGAACACGGTTAGACCAGTCAGGTACAATCCTTGACCCGACAGGGATTGCCATATCAACGGTTGCCTATGATAAATGGTATCCTAGAGCAGCATTTGATGGTTCATGCTATTTTGCTGTCTGGCAAGACTACCGTAATACAACCTCGGACATTTACGGTGCGCGCATGAATCAAGGTGGCGTAGTTATCGACACCAATGGTATTGCTGTATCGTGCGTAACAGACAAACAGTCACACCCCGCTATATCTTTTGACGGCACGAACTATCTTGTCGTCTGGGAGGACCGTCGTAGTGGTTTATTTACGGATATTTACGGCGCTCAAGTAGGCGTTTCAGGCGCAGTAATTGATTCCACTCCCATATCAATTCAACCAGGAGATCAAATTTCTCCATGCTTGGCGCATGGTTTAAGTAACGAACTACTTGTAGCATATCCAGGATATACTGATTTTATCAATGGCAATGGAGTAAATACATTTCGTATCTGGGGAAAATCCATCTACACAGACGATATTCATCCTCCCAGTATTCCAACGCAGGTCGCACCGCCCAACAACTACTGTACTAACGATACTACTGTTAGTTTTATTTGGCAACATTCAGAAGATACAGGCTCGGGCATACAATATTACGTTCTCCGATATGCAGACAATTCGATTTTCTACCCTGCCGACAGCGTGAGTTTGGTTGATACTTTTTTCATCATTAATCTAACCGATACAACTTATTACTGGCAGGTGAAAGCAGTAGATAATGCAAATAATCATAGTGACTGGTCTGCAGCAAGGTCTTTTATTATTGATACACATCCACCAGGGATACCGGTATTGATCTTTCCAGAAAATGGTTGTTGGCTTCATGACACTTCTATTGTTTTTGCGTGGGGATCACTAACAGACAGAGAGCCAGAGAAGAATCTTTTTAGGGGCGCGCCAATTATGTACATCCTTCAAATTGATACCGCCAGCAGTTTTGTGAACCCACTAATCGTTGACACTACTCAAGAAATGAGAGATACAGTGTATCTTCCCATGGATGGATATCGATATTACTGGCGAGTAAAAGCATATGATCTGGCTGGGAATCAAAGCAGTTTTTCTTCTCATTGGAATTTTCGAGTTGACTTTGTACCACCAACCTCCTTTAGCCTAAGTGCGCCAATCGATTCAATAGCGCTCTCTTTGTTGAGACCAACGTTTATTTGGCGAACCGCGAGTGATAGTCTAAGCGGCTTGAAGAATTACGAAATCTATATTAATGATAGCCTTAAGCACGTCGGTGTTGACACCGCCTGGACAGCAGATCACGATCTATTGGAAGGTTATAGTGACTGGTGGGTTGTTGCCTATGATAGTGCAGGCAATTCACGGCAGTCCAATGAAATATGGACTGTCCTTATTGACACAACTTCGCCTTCTGTAGTGTCTTTAATTTCACCAACAAATCAAAGCTACGCGAATATCAGCACAGTTAATTTTGTCTGGCACGAAGCGAATGACAACTTGAGCGGCGTTGACCATTACCTTCTTCAATATGCACTGAATAGCACTTTTTCTCTTGGATTGGTTGAAACAACTTTAGTTGACACCACATTAACCGCCTATTTATCGGACACGGTTTATTATTGGCGAGTTAGATCCGTTGATGTCGCCAACAATGAGGCCGATTTTTCCCCAATCTGGCACTTTGAGATTGATACAATAATACCAATAACACCTACGCTGCTTTCGCCGATCAATGGTGTTATTTTAGAGGATACGCTTGTGGTTTTTGAGTGGACTACGGTTACGGACCTTGCCTTTTCTGATGCACGTCAGCCGAAGAGAAATGTTGAAAGATCGGCACCATTTTCGAAAGTTCTATTGTCTCCAATTCACTATGTAATGGAACTTGATACGTCCCTCAATTTCGTTTCACCAATGGTAAGCGACACTTTGGACACCACAACGGCTACTTTGCCTCTCTGCGAAAACTATCCTTTTTACTGGCGCGTAAAAGCATATGATTGGGCAGGGAATCAGGGTCCTTATTCGAATCCTGACAGCTTCGGCATTGATGTTGGGCCGATAGTCGAATCCACTACTGTTTGGATCGACACATCATTTGCAGGGCCATTTGAAGTATCAACCAAAGTACATGACAGGTTTTCCGGCGTTGATTCAGTAATTCTTTATTATAAGAGAGATGAGGATTCTGTTTGGGTAGCAAAAACAATGGATTCTGCAGGGGTGCCAGATTGGTACGCGGATACGATACCCGAGGTTATGTATTTGGCTGACACCGTTAAGTATTATGTTGAAGCGATAGACAATTCCGGTCATATTGCGACTGATCCATCGGGCGCACCGGAAATTCACTACTCTTTTCGTGCAAATTATTATCCGGGAGTTATGGAAATTGAGGTAATGTCAAAGGCTTTTTCAATTAGCTTGAAAAGCAATCCAGCGAAAGATAGAGTCCTTTTTCATTTGACTCTGCCAGAGGATGTATTTATTTCCTTGACTATTTATGATGTTAGTGGTAGGTTGGTCGGTAGACCTATCTCTGCTAAAAAATCTGCTGGCCATTATGAAATCCCGTGGTACGCGAAAACAGAGGCTGGTGTGTACTTCTATACACTTGAGTCTCCGTGGCAACGAGAAGCTGGGAAGTTTGTGATAATTGATTAA
- a CDS encoding cupin domain-containing protein, whose protein sequence is MDKINISIKEKEFHEPHSNVILGEVNNHCVRLAVNEKSIFGWHSHKNSDEVLFVLDGELEIQFLNGHIVILEKLDSLMIPKGIIHKTIAKKRTVNLCFEKTKDSTVFQINMEKVIKDYSSCVSNKKNFTRWYSVNNVKHKNELIWEVNDHCLKFAINSGEYQMHNHPNSDEAFIVINNSITLRLESEEIKLNEMDIYIMTKAINHKPIAANRAGIVFFESKSCETTMK, encoded by the coding sequence ATGGATAAAATAAACATATCAATAAAGGAAAAGGAATTTCATGAACCTCACAGTAACGTTATACTCGGAGAGGTTAATAATCACTGTGTACGACTTGCAGTGAATGAGAAATCAATTTTCGGTTGGCACAGCCATAAAAATTCTGATGAAGTTCTCTTTGTGCTAGATGGAGAACTAGAAATTCAATTCTTGAATGGACATATAGTTATTCTTGAGAAACTGGATTCGTTAATGATACCCAAAGGGATTATCCATAAAACAATTGCCAAAAAACGTACAGTGAATTTATGCTTTGAGAAAACTAAAGACTCAACTGTTTTTCAAATAAATATGGAGAAAGTTATAAAAGACTATTCCTCGTGTGTTTCTAACAAAAAAAACTTCACGCGGTGGTATAGTGTCAATAATGTAAAGCATAAGAACGAACTTATTTGGGAAGTAAACGACCATTGCCTCAAATTTGCTATTAACTCAGGGGAGTATCAAATGCACAATCACCCTAATAGTGATGAAGCTTTTATCGTCATAAATAATTCAATCACTTTGAGGTTAGAATCAGAAGAAATTAAATTAAATGAAATGGATATTTATATAATGACAAAAGCTATAAATCACAAACCAATTGCCGCAAATAGAGCTGGAATCGTATTTTTTGAGTCAAAGAGTTGCGAAACGACAATGAAGTAA
- a CDS encoding SBBP repeat-containing protein, with translation MYVNIRYLYTIVLLILPIVCPAQEWVARYNGPGNAYDAASAIAIDDAGNIYVTGPSCGLGPWEDYATVKYDSSGAEQWVARYNGPFNYADIAMAIALDTAGNVYVTGQSDGSGTWEDYATVKYDASGIEQWVARYNGPGNDYDAAYAIAVDDGGNVYVTGQSDASYTCDTSEDYATVRYDSMGVEQWVARFNGPGNSTDWASAIAHDSSGGIYVTGGSTGSGTGFDYATVKYDASGVEQWVARYDGPVNGYDMAHAIVVDNAGYVYVTGYSVGSGTSEDYATVKYDSLGVEQWVARYNGPGNSTDLAIAVAIDDMGNVYITGRSEGSGTGYDYATVKYDTSGVEQWVARYDGPGSGWDQANAIAVDASVSVYVTGYSVGSGTSEDYATIKYNSQGVELWVMRYDAGLGDFANDLAIDSDGNAFVTGRSWGPSNNDDYATIKYSSTGIREDVANPVHKAYLDATIFRGPLRLPEDKKCRVFDITGRVVEPDKIQPGIYFLEIDGEVVQKIVKIR, from the coding sequence GTGTATGTAAATATACGTTATTTGTACACGATTGTTTTGTTAATTCTCCCGATAGTATGCCCTGCTCAAGAGTGGGTGGCAAGGTACAATGGCCCTGGCAATGCCTATGACGCGGCGTCTGCAATCGCGATTGATGACGCAGGCAATATCTACGTCACCGGGCCGAGTTGCGGTTTAGGTCCGTGGGAAGATTATGCCACGGTGAAGTACGATTCTTCGGGTGCTGAACAATGGGTAGCGAGATATAACGGACCGTTCAATTACGCTGACATTGCAATGGCGATTGCGCTCGATACTGCAGGCAATGTGTATGTAACGGGACAGAGTGACGGTTCTGGCACCTGGGAAGATTATGCCACGGTGAAGTACGATGCCTCGGGTATTGAGCAATGGGTGGCCCGGTATAATGGTCCGGGTAATGACTACGATGCGGCATATGCCATCGCAGTTGATGACGGAGGCAATGTTTATGTCACAGGACAGAGTGATGCTTCCTACACCTGTGATACCTCAGAAGACTATGCAACAGTAAGGTATGATTCCATGGGTGTGGAGCAGTGGGTGGCACGGTTTAACGGCCCGGGTAACAGCACGGATTGGGCAAGTGCGATTGCACATGATTCATCAGGCGGTATCTATGTCACCGGAGGGAGTACTGGTTCGGGCACCGGTTTCGACTATGCGACGGTGAAGTACGATGCTTCGGGTGTGGAGCAGTGGGTAGCAAGGTATGATGGACCAGTGAATGGCTATGACATGGCACATGCGATAGTGGTCGACAACGCAGGGTATGTCTATGTTACGGGATATAGTGTTGGTTCCGGCACTTCCGAGGATTATGCGACGGTGAAGTACGATTCTCTAGGTGTTGAGCAGTGGGTGGCTAGGTATAACGGACCCGGGAATAGCACGGATTTGGCGATCGCAGTCGCGATTGATGACATGGGGAATGTCTATATCACAGGAAGGAGTGAGGGCTCTGGCACTGGCTACGACTATGCGACCGTGAAATATGACACTTCGGGTGTGGAGCAATGGGTAGCAAGATATGATGGGCCGGGCAGTGGTTGGGATCAGGCAAATGCAATCGCGGTTGATGCGTCAGTTAGCGTTTATGTCACCGGATATAGTGTTGGTTCCGGAACCTCTGAAGATTATGCAACAATAAAGTATAATTCGCAGGGTGTGGAGCTGTGGGTGATGAGGTATGACGCCGGTCTGGGTGATTTCGCAAACGATCTTGCCATTGATAGTGATGGTAACGCTTTTGTAACGGGAAGGAGCTGGGGCCCAAGCAATAACGATGACTATGCGACGATCAAGTATTCATCAACGGGGATTCGAGAGGACGTTGCGAATCCAGTGCACAAAGCATACCTTGATGCAACTATCTTCCGCGGTCCTTTGCGATTACCCGAAGACAAGAAATGCAGAGTCTTTGACATCACGGGGAGGGTTGTGGAACCCGATAAAATACAACCAGGTATTTATTTTCTGGAAATAGATGGAGAGGTCGTTCAGAAGATAGTTAAGATAAGATAG
- a CDS encoding PQQ-binding-like beta-propeller repeat protein — translation MKNVLSAITACLLLWIGCGGDSEAPVIEITHPIDGSMVSGTVNITADASDDNEVDSVQFYIDDTLRSTSTAEPYGYSWVTTGLQNQSSHTIYAIAYDAAENESVSGTISVIVVIEGILKWRFATGSNVFSSPAIGADGTVYFGSYDHYLYAINPDGTFKWSCPTGDQVISSPAIGTDGTVYVGSYDHNLYAINPNGTLKWSYPTGNVVWSSPAIGADGTIYVGSNDGYLYAINPNGTLKWSYPTGNVVWSSPAIGADGTIYVGSYDHNLYAINPNGTLKWSYQTGGYVWSSPAIGGDGTIYVGSYDHYLYAINSNGTLKWSYHTSNYVVSSPAIAADGTIYVGSYDHNLYAINPNGTLKWSYQTGDQVLSSPAIGADGTVYVGSDDNNLYAINPDGTFKWSYQYQTGGTEYSSPAIGGDGTIYVGSYDHYLYAIQGIGPVADTPWPMFHHDLKHTGRVD, via the coding sequence ATGAAGAATGTTTTGTCAGCGATTACAGCATGTCTGTTATTGTGGATCGGTTGCGGTGGCGATAGTGAAGCGCCGGTTATCGAGATCACCCATCCGATCGACGGTTCCATGGTAAGCGGGACCGTCAACATTACTGCCGATGCAAGCGATGATAATGAGGTGGACAGCGTTCAGTTCTACATTGACGATACCCTCAGGTCAACCTCCACAGCAGAGCCGTATGGATATTCATGGGTGACGACCGGTCTCCAGAATCAATCATCGCACACTATTTATGCCATTGCCTATGATGCGGCTGAGAACGAGAGTGTGTCGGGTACCATTTCGGTGATTGTTGTCATTGAGGGCATACTCAAATGGCGTTTCGCAACAGGCAGCAACGTGTTTTCATCACCGGCGATCGGTGCCGACGGTACAGTATATTTCGGGTCATATGATCATTATCTCTATGCGATAAACCCCGATGGCACCTTCAAATGGTCATGCCCAACAGGCGATCAGGTGATTTCTTCGCCGGCGATCGGTACCGACGGTACAGTATATGTCGGGTCATATGATCATAATCTCTATGCGATAAACCCCAATGGCACCCTGAAATGGTCATACCCAACAGGCAATGTTGTATGGTCTTCACCGGCGATCGGTGCGGATGGCACGATCTATGTCGGGTCAAATGATGGTTATCTCTATGCGATAAACCCCAATGGCACCCTGAAATGGTCATACCCAACAGGCAATGTTGTATGGTCTTCGCCGGCGATCGGTGCGGATGGCACAATCTATGTCGGGTCATATGATCATAATCTCTATGCGATAAACCCCAATGGCACCCTGAAATGGTCATACCAAACAGGCGGTTATGTATGGTCTTCACCGGCGATCGGTGGAGACGGCACGATCTATGTTGGGTCATATGATCATTATCTCTATGCGATAAACTCCAATGGCACCCTGAAATGGTCATACCATACAAGCAATTATGTGGTATCTTCGCCGGCGATCGCTGCGGATGGCACGATCTATGTCGGGTCATATGATCATAATCTCTATGCGATAAACCCCAATGGCACGCTGAAATGGTCATACCAAACAGGCGATCAGGTGTTGTCATCACCGGCGATCGGTGCCGACGGTACAGTATATGTCGGGTCAGATGATAATAATCTCTATGCGATAAACCCCGATGGCACCTTCAAATGGTCATACCAATACCAAACAGGAGGTACCGAGTATTCATCACCGGCGATCGGTGGGGATGGCACGATCTATGTCGGGTCATATGATCATTATCTCTATGCAATTCAGGGTATAGGTCCTGTGGCAGATACTCCCTGGCCAATGTTCCATCACGATTTGAAACATACCGGAAGAGTGGATTGA